A single Acropora palmata chromosome 5, jaAcrPala1.3, whole genome shotgun sequence DNA region contains:
- the LOC141882552 gene encoding uncharacterized protein LOC141882552, which produces MEFSAVIEKIRHKTLNKFTFRAVALFWILFHGTLLGAFSDMEYNEPRYDFRCDVTAEDKVNADFIRSECYNQYRIQNQKLGFPPLLFVLVNMSLVPIVTAMYSFYANSTVKALKRCHQDAQREPDQRRNLFFAYLFQLIINIIFEITFIILLETQLLYPRNFPSHFSCSSLVNGTQSTTSFNCSNHRAASKSIWIRVVTAANGIFALFAFLEIIWILSRGRNGKEFMENWRFYADHLKSNSNKQRQGRPDGISLMESQVQNDFHSAIETLTKNCLQDTDKLNDLKQPFGRPDPGEGHIHDLTIDKIYVNVSIVEGRAYDKFTEDRWKQLKKYPPHADDCLFKKPEDLLHKNHKNVLVVGRPGIGKTSLSTKLLRLWASGEAFNGDEHFNVVFLLKFRRFNNDYANLSLRDLMARSETVQSLDDAVWDFIKQEPTKVLLIFDGLDEYSRKEDIKDQDDPTYKNCVEEKMPLSVLYNKLAEEKLLPGASILTTTRPTAVKCVRHLPFQRTVEIRGFTSDDVKEYVENFTRGNPEAGKKMWEHIKSNINLFSFCYIPMNCFLICHCLLQIILSESSQALPTKMTDIYKMTVKMFLFNHNRGLSPEELARLKSTYMDEPFDKLPEELQEIFNSLGEIAFKGIEEGRLLFESNEVSGLEDCGLLHKLPDQKRRALDAPPKSQFCFTHLTVQEFFAAKHLVDSKTDEEIERFVCEHIYGGTWPVVLQFAAGLLKSSLSSDIFIKLLPESTEKGKNRESSEPKTLTSWPARKQDKDLAVQVCKCLYEINDEKQQPVLQDKIEKIKFNAVHFNRCSLAPIDVAAVLHCLKNAEEVLYINFRKNHLGGLGVNEVKKIVVNKERKLESLDLSHNNLTDNAAKDFAAVLMHSNCKLKSLDLRGNEFTDNAAKDFAAALKHSNCKLESLDLSHNNLTDNAAKDFAAVLMHSNCKLKSLNLRGNEFTDNAAKDFAAALKHSNCKLESLDLSDNNLTDNAAKDFAAVLMHSNCKLKSLDLRGNEFTDNAAKDFAAALQHSNCKLKSLNLRVNEFTDNAAKDFAAALQHSNCKLESLDLSHNNLTDNAAKDFAAVLMHSNCKLKSLDLRGNEFTDNAAKDFAAALQHSNCKLESLDLSHNNLTDNAAKDFAAVLMHSNCKLKSLYLIRDNFIKTGRKYLTDAGKQSNCED; this is translated from the coding sequence TTATTCCATGGCACACTGCTTGGAGCATTCTCAGATATGGAATACAACGAACCAAGGTACGATTTTCGGTGCGACGTGACCGCAGAGGACAAGGTAAATGCCGATTTCATCCGATCCGAGTGTTATAATCAATACCGGATACAAAATCAGAAACTCGGCTTCCCCCCTCTCCTCTTTGTGCTAGTGAATATGTCCCTGGTTCCAATTGTGACCGCGATGTACTCTTTCTACGCCAACTCGACAGTTAAGGCACTCAAACGTTGCCATCAAGACGCCCAAAGAGAACCGGATCAACGACGAAACCTTTTCTTCGCATATCTCTTTCAACTCATTATTAACATCATTTTTGAGATAACTTTCATCATCTTGCTAGAAACTCAACTATTATATCCCAGGAACTTTCCGTCACACTTTTCTTGTTCGTCGTTAGTTAACGGAACACAATCTACCACTTCATTCAACTGTTCCAATCATCGAGCAGCTTCTAAAAGTATCTGGATCAGAGTTGTTACAGCAGCGAATGGAATATTCGCATTGTTTGCTTTCCTGGAGATTATTTGGATCTTATCGCGAGGTAGAAATGGAAAAGAATTCATGGAAAATTGGCGGTTTTATGCGGATCATTTGAAATCAAACTCAAACAAACAGCGCCAAGGACGACCAGACGGAATTTCTTTAATGGAATCACAAGTCCAAAATGATTTCCACAGTGCCATAGAGACCCTGACAAAGAATTGCTTGCAGGACACCGATAAGCTAAACGATCTTAAACAACCTTTTGGCAGACCAGATCCCGGCGAAGGCCACATACATGATCTCACAATAGACAAGATCTATGTCAATGTAAGCATAGTTGAAGGCAGAGCTTACGATAAATTTACAGAAGACAGGTGGAAACAACTTAAAAAATACCCGCCCCATGCTGATGACTGTCTCTTCAAAAAACCAGAGGATCTTCTTCACAAAAATCACAAGAACGTTCTCGTTGTTGGCCGTCCTGGGATAGGAAAGACGTCATTGAGCACAAAGTTGCTTCGCCTTTGGGCATCTGGTGAGGCTTTTAATGGAGATGAACATTTCAACGTTGTCTTCCTCTTAAAGTTTAGGCGTTTTAATAATGACTACGCAAACTTGAGCCTTCGTGATCTGATGGCACGCTCAGAAACAGTCCAGAGTTTGGATGATGCTGTTTGGGATTTTATAAAACAAGAACCTACCAAGGTTCTGTTAATTTTTGACGGATTGGATgaatattcaagaaaagagGATATCAAGGACCAAGATGACCCAACTTACAAAAACTGTGTGGAAGAAAAGATGCCCCTTTCCGTTTTGTATAATAAACTGGCGGAGGAAAAACTTCTTCCTGGTGCAAGCATACTCACGACAACACGACCAACTGCTGTGAAATGTGTTCGTCATCTACCTTTTCAAAGAACAGTCGAAATTCGCGGATTCACGTCGGATGACGTTAAGGAATATGTTGAGAATTTTACTCGAGGTAACCCCGAAGCAGGGAAGAAAATGTGGGAACACATCAAGTCCAACATTAacctgttttcattttgctacATCCCAATGAACTGTTTTCTGATTTGCCACTGCTTGCTTCAAATCATCCTTTCCGAGTCTTCCCAAGCACTGCCAACGAAGATGACGGACATTTATAAAATGACCGTAAAGATGTTCTTGTTCAATCACAACAGAGGTTTGTCTCCGGAGGAACTCGCAAGGCTCAAGTCAACCTACATGGATGAGCCTTTTGACAAGTTGCCTGAAGAACTTCAAGAAATCTTCAACAGTCTTGGAGAAATCGCTTTTAAAGGGATTGAAGAAGGAAGACTCCTCTTTGAATCAAACGAAGTCAGTGGGTTAGAAGATTGCGGACTGCTTCACAAATTGCCAGACCAAAAACGGAGAGCATTGGATGCCCCGCCAAAGTCCCAATTCTGTTTTACTCACCTGACAGTGCAAGAATTCTTTGCCGCAAAGCATCTGGTGGACAGCAAGACAGATGAGGAAATTGAAAGATTTGTTTGCGAGCATATCTATGGCGGCACATGGCCAGTGGTACTCCAGTTTGCAGCCGGATTGCTGAAGAGCTCACTAAGTAGCGACATTTTTATCAAGCTGTTGCCGGAGTCGACTGAGAAGGGAAAAAACCGTGAGTCTTCAGAACCAAAAACCCTGACCTCTTGGCCAGCgagaaaacaagacaaagaTTTAGCTGTGCAAGTATGTAAGTGTCTCTACGAGATTAACGACGAAAAGCAGCAGCCAGTATTACAAgacaaaatagagaaaattaaattcaacgCGGTTCACTTTAATCGTTGTTCACTCGCACCGATTGATGTTGCTGCTGTCTTACATTGCTTAAAAAATGCTGAAGAAGTTTTGTACATTAATTTCCGCAAAAATCATTTGGGAGGCTTGGGCGTaaacgaagtgaaaaaaattgttgttaaCAAGGAACGCAAACTAGAATCGTTAGACCTCAGTCATAACAACCTCaccgacaacgcagcgaaggatttcgctgcagtaCTCatgcacagtaattgtaaactaaaaTCGTTAGACCTCCGTGGTAACGAGTTCaccgacaacgcagcgaaggatttcgctgcagcacttaagcacagtaattgtaaactagaatcgtTAGACCTCAGTCATAACAACCTCaccgacaacgcagcgaaggatttcgctgcagtaCTCatgcacagtaattgtaaactaaaaTCGTTAAACCTCCGTGGTAACGAGTTCaccgacaacgcagcgaaggatttcgctgcagcacttaagcacagtaattgtaaactagaatcgtTAGACCTCAGTGATAACAACCTCaccgacaacgcagcgaaggatttcgctgcagtaCTCatgcacagtaattgtaaactaaaaTCGTTAGACCTCCGTGGTAACGAGTTCaccgacaacgcagcgaaggatttcgctgcagcacttcagcacagtaattgtaaactaaaaTCGTTAAACCTCCGTGTTAACGAGTTCaccgacaacgcagcgaaggatttcgctgcagcacttcagcacagtaattgtaaactagaatcgtTAGACCTCAGTCATAACAACCTCaccgacaacgcagcgaaggatttcgctgcagtaCTCatgcacagtaattgtaaactaaaaTCGTTAGACCTCCGTGGTAACGAGTTCaccgacaacgcagcgaaggatttcgctgcagcacttcagcacagtaattgtaaactagaatcgtTAGACCTCAGTCATAACAACCTCaccgacaacgcagcgaaggatttcgctgcggTACTCatgcacagtaattgtaaactaaaaTCGTTATACCTCATCCGTGACAACTTCATAAAGACGGGACGCAAGTATTTAACCGACGCGGGAAAGCAAAGTAATTGCGAAGACTAA